A DNA window from Trichosurus vulpecula isolate mTriVul1 chromosome 2, mTriVul1.pri, whole genome shotgun sequence contains the following coding sequences:
- the MRPL17 gene encoding 39S ribosomal protein L17, mitochondrial, protein MRLSVVAAISHGREFRRLGLGPESRIHLLRNLLTGLVRHERIEAPWARVDEMRGYAERLIDYGKLGDTNEKAMRMADFWLTEKDLIPKLFQTLAPRFSNQTGDYTRMFQIPNRENLDRAKMAVIEYKGNPLPPLVVPRRDNNRTLLNQLLVGLRQDLEQKPPGSTA, encoded by the exons ATGCGACTCTCTGTTGTCGCTGCCATCTCTCATGGGCGAGAGTTTCGCCGCCTGGGCCTGGGCCCCGAATCCCGCATCCATTTACTGCGCAACCTGCTGACAGGGCTAGTACGCCACGAGCGTATCGAAGCTCCTTGGGCCCGCGTCGACGAGATGCGCGGCTATGCTGAGCGG CTCATTGACTACGGGAAGCTGGGAGACACCAACGAGAAGGCGATGCGGATGGCTGACTTCTGGCTAACG GAAAAGGACCTGATCCCAAAACTGTTCCAGACACTAGCTCCTCGTTTCAGCAATCAAACTGGGGACTATACAAGAATGTTTCAGATTCCAAACCGTGAAAACCTGGACCGGGCCAAGATGGCAGTGATTGAATACAAGGGGAACCCCCTCCCTCCATTGGTGGTGCCACGTCGGGACAACAATCGCACACTCCTCAATCAGTTACTTGTGGGCCTTCGCCAGGATCTGGAACAGAAGCCCCCAGGTTCTACTGCATAA